The DNA sequence CCGACGTCGACGCCGCGTACGCGTACGCCGTCGAGCACGGCGCCACCGGTCTGCAGGCCCCGGTCGACCGCACCGACGCGCACGGCACGGTCCGCGTCGCCGCCATCGCCGCGTACGGCGACACCCGGCACACCCTGATCGACCGCTCGCGCTACCACGGCCCGTTCGAGCCCGGCTTCGTCGCCGCGCACCCGGTCGTCGACCGGTCCGCCGCGGTCGCCGCAGGCGCCCCGAAGCGCTTCTTCCAGGCCGTCGACCACGTCGTCGGCAACGTGGAGCTCGGCCGGATGGACGAGTGGGTGGAGTTCTACCACCGCGTCATGGGCTTCACGAACATGGCCGAGTTCATCGGCGACGACATCGCCACCGACTACTCGGCGCTGATGAGCAAGGTCGTCGCCAACGGCACCCGCAAGGTGAAGTTCCCGCTCAACGAGCCGGCCATCGCCCGCAAGAAGTCCCAGATCGACGAGTACCTGGAGTTCTACGGCGGCCCCGGCGCCCAGCACATCGCGCTGGCGACCAACGACATCCTCGCCACCGTCGACGCGATGCGGGCGGCGGGCGTGGAGTTCCTGGCCACCCCCGACTCGTACTACGACGACCCGGAGCTGCGCGCCCGCATCGGCCACGTCCGCGTGCCGATCGAGGAGCTCAAGCAGCGCCGCATCCTGGTCGACCGGGACGAGGACGGCTACCTGCTCCAGATCTTCACCAAGCCGGTGCAGGACCGCCCGACCGTCTTCTTCGAGCTGATCGAGCGCCACGGCTCGCTCGGCTTCGGCAAGGGGAACTTCAAGGCCCTGTTCGAGGCCATCGAGCGCGAGCAGGAAACCCGCGGCAACCTCTGACCCCGGACCGGCGGTGAGGAAGGGCACCTTCTTATCGGAATACGTGATGGAAGGTGCCCTTCTCAACGTCACCGGACGCGAGCCGGCCCCTTTCCAGAGCTGGGGGGCCGGCTCGCTCCCCTCCCGCAGCGCACGACCGCCGGGACGCTCATGCGGCGTTGACGTGGAAGGATGTCTCGCATGACCACCCCCGTGCCCCCCGGCCCGACCCCCGATCAGCAGGGCGTCGTCCGGCCCCCGATACCGGCCGGATATCCGCAGCCCGGCATCCCGCACCAGGCCCCACCGCCGTGGGGCGCGCAGCCCGGCGGCTGGACGCCGCCGCCCCCGCAGCCCGGCGCCTGGAGCCCGATGCTGGTGCCGCTCGCGCCCAACGGCGCCCCGCTGGCCAGCTTCGGCCAGCGCCTCGGTGCTCACCTGATCGACACCCTGGTATACATGGCGATCTACTTCGTGCTCCTCATCCCGGTGATGATCATCTGGATCAGCTCGATCGTGAGCATGAGCCCGGACGCGAACGGGCAGGTGCCGTCGGACGAGGTCTTCACGCTGATGGCCACCATGTTCGGTGTGATGATCGCCATCGTCGGGGTGCTGCTGCTGTTCACGTACCTCTACTACGTGGAGTACCAGCTGCGCACCAACGGGCGCACTCTTGGAAAGAAGCTGATGAAGCTCCAGGTGGTGCCGGTGGACCCCACCCAGCCGCTGACCCGGGGCGACCTGGCCAAGCGCTGGGGGATCCAGTACGTCGCCGCCGCGTTCGTCCCGTTCCTCAGCTACCTGGACGGGCTCTGGCAGCTGTGGGACAAGCCGCTGCAGCAGTGCCTGCACGACAAGGTGGCTAAGACCGTCGTGGTGAAGGTCGGTTAAATAGCAGTCATGACGATCAGCCCCGGGTGGTACAAGGACCCTGCCGATCCCAGTACGCAGCGCTACTGGGACGGTGAGGGCTGGATCGGTGCGGCCCTGCCCGCCGACACCACGCCGCCGGACGGTCCGCCGGAGCCCGAACCCGCCCCGCCGCCCCCGCCCCCGCCGATCACCGCCCCGCCCGCGGGCGGGGTCAGCGCGTCCCGCGACGGCGTCACGCCGCCGGTCTTCCCGCCGCCGCCGTTCGGCAGGCCGGGGCCTGGCGGTCCGGCCGGTCCGGGCAACCGGCCGCTGCCGCCCGGCTGGCCGCACCCCCTCCCGACCGCGCCGGTACGCCCGCACGGCATGCCGCTGGCCTCCCCCGGCGTACGCCTCGGCGCGCGGTTCATCGACTTCCTGGTCGTGCTCGGCCTCAACGTCCTGATCAACGGCTGGTTCGTGTACCTGTGGCTGCGCGACTTCGTGCCGCTCGTGCAGGCCACGTACCAGAAGATGCTCGACGGCGAGCAGCTCACCGACGTGAGCCGCCCGACCCAGGCCAACGGCCTGTTCCTCGTGATCATCTTCATCGCGCTGGGCCTGTGGTTCGCCTACGAGGTGCCCGCCACGGCGCACTCCGGGCAGACGTTCGGCAAGCGCATCATGCGTATCAAGGTCGTCCCGGTGGAGAGCCTGGAGCCGCTGCGCACCGGCCGCGCCTGGCGCCGCTGGACCCCGATGGCGCTGCCGCTGCTGCTCATCCCCTGCTGCGCGATCCTCTTCGTGATCCCGCAGATCCTCGACGCCGTCCTGATCCTGATGGACCGGCGGCAGCGCATGGCCTGGCACGACCGCTCGGCCGGCACGTACGTGGTCCAGCTGCCCGACGCATCCCGTCCCCAGAAGAGAGGTGCCTGATGACCAAGCGGAGCCTCACCCGCCCCGACCTCGCCGCCCTGCCCAACTACGTGCCCGGCAGGTCCGTGCCCGGCGCGATCAAGCTGGCCAGCAACGAGGTCCCGTACGGCCCGCTGCCCGGCGTCGCCGAGGCCGTGGCCGAGGCGGTCACCAACGTGCACCGCTACCCGGACATGGGCGTCGGCGCCCTGCGCGACAAGTTCGCCAAGCGCCTCGGCGTGCCCGCCGAGCGGGTCGTCACCGGCTGCGGCTCGGTCGCGCTGGCCGAGCACCTGGTCCGCGCCACCTGCCTGCCCGGCGACGAGCTGGTCTACGCGTGGCGCTCGTTCGAGGCATACCCGATCATCGCCGCGACCACCGGCGCCACCTCGGTGAAGGTGCCCAACACGGCGGTGCACGGCCACGACCTCGACGCGATGGCCGCGGCGATCACCGACCGCACCCGCCTGATCCTCGTCTGCAACCCGAACAACCCGACCGGCACCAGCGTGCGCCGCGACGAGATCGACGCGTTCCTGGCCAAGGTGCCCGAGGACGTGCTGGTCGTGCTCGACGAGGCGTACAAGGAGTTCGTCACCGACCCGAACGTGCCCGACGGCGTCGAGGTGTACGGCGACCGGCCCAACGTCGCGGTGCTGCGCACCCTCAGCAAGGCGTGGGGCCTGGCCGGGCTGCGCAT is a window from the Catellatospora sp. TT07R-123 genome containing:
- a CDS encoding RDD family protein, giving the protein MTTPVPPGPTPDQQGVVRPPIPAGYPQPGIPHQAPPPWGAQPGGWTPPPPQPGAWSPMLVPLAPNGAPLASFGQRLGAHLIDTLVYMAIYFVLLIPVMIIWISSIVSMSPDANGQVPSDEVFTLMATMFGVMIAIVGVLLLFTYLYYVEYQLRTNGRTLGKKLMKLQVVPVDPTQPLTRGDLAKRWGIQYVAAAFVPFLSYLDGLWQLWDKPLQQCLHDKVAKTVVVKVG
- the hisC gene encoding histidinol-phosphate transaminase is translated as MTKRSLTRPDLAALPNYVPGRSVPGAIKLASNEVPYGPLPGVAEAVAEAVTNVHRYPDMGVGALRDKFAKRLGVPAERVVTGCGSVALAEHLVRATCLPGDELVYAWRSFEAYPIIAATTGATSVKVPNTAVHGHDLDAMAAAITDRTRLILVCNPNNPTGTSVRRDEIDAFLAKVPEDVLVVLDEAYKEFVTDPNVPDGVEVYGDRPNVAVLRTLSKAWGLAGLRIGYLVAQPEVADAVRKVVTPFSTSLPAQAAALAALDAEDEMRRRCDLVIAERARVAKALHEHLPSVPESQANFVWLPLGDQAAAFAQVCEAEGVIVRPFAGDGVRVTIGTAEENDALLRAAEKYFG
- a CDS encoding RDD family protein — encoded protein: MTISPGWYKDPADPSTQRYWDGEGWIGAALPADTTPPDGPPEPEPAPPPPPPPITAPPAGGVSASRDGVTPPVFPPPPFGRPGPGGPAGPGNRPLPPGWPHPLPTAPVRPHGMPLASPGVRLGARFIDFLVVLGLNVLINGWFVYLWLRDFVPLVQATYQKMLDGEQLTDVSRPTQANGLFLVIIFIALGLWFAYEVPATAHSGQTFGKRIMRIKVVPVESLEPLRTGRAWRRWTPMALPLLLIPCCAILFVIPQILDAVLILMDRRQRMAWHDRSAGTYVVQLPDASRPQKRGA
- the hppD gene encoding 4-hydroxyphenylpyruvate dioxygenase, with protein sequence MTAVAHPAATHAAPLHDPFPVKGVDHLAFLVGNARQAAHYYSTAFGMTLVAYRGPEQGYRDYAEYVLTSGSARFVLRGAVHAAAPGAEHHARHGDGVTDIALEVPDVDAAYAYAVEHGATGLQAPVDRTDAHGTVRVAAIAAYGDTRHTLIDRSRYHGPFEPGFVAAHPVVDRSAAVAAGAPKRFFQAVDHVVGNVELGRMDEWVEFYHRVMGFTNMAEFIGDDIATDYSALMSKVVANGTRKVKFPLNEPAIARKKSQIDEYLEFYGGPGAQHIALATNDILATVDAMRAAGVEFLATPDSYYDDPELRARIGHVRVPIEELKQRRILVDRDEDGYLLQIFTKPVQDRPTVFFELIERHGSLGFGKGNFKALFEAIEREQETRGNL